A window of Armatimonadota bacterium contains these coding sequences:
- a CDS encoding TGS domain-containing protein: MPANLTPEYLAAEQRFRQAASPQEKMEALEEMLRTVPKHKGTEKLQADIKRRMARLRQEMTGRRGGARAQPFYHVEREGAAQVAIIGPPNAGKSSLLAALTHASPEVAAYPMTTRAPLPGMMPFENIQIQLVDTPPVCPEFDEGWLYGLIRGSDAAIFVVDCSDDGILYIEDALRLLPANRVYLMPEDAPIEEDPALPRGARKRTLVVANKWDLPDAADNLRILRDLLADRLPGEVLPISAVRGDGLEQLRARVFRMLDLVRVYSKPPGRRPDLAAPFVLRRGATVLDAAELIHKDFADRLKFARLWGQGYQGQMVGRDHRLADGDVLELHV, translated from the coding sequence ATGCCAGCGAATCTCACCCCTGAGTACCTCGCTGCGGAGCAGCGGTTCCGCCAGGCGGCGTCCCCACAAGAGAAGATGGAGGCGCTGGAAGAGATGCTCCGTACGGTGCCCAAGCACAAGGGCACGGAGAAGCTGCAGGCGGACATCAAGCGCCGCATGGCCCGGCTGCGGCAGGAGATGACGGGGCGGCGCGGCGGAGCGCGCGCGCAGCCATTCTATCACGTCGAACGCGAGGGCGCGGCCCAGGTGGCAATCATCGGACCGCCCAATGCCGGCAAGTCGTCGCTGCTGGCGGCCCTCACCCACGCCAGCCCTGAAGTCGCCGCCTACCCGATGACCACACGCGCGCCGCTGCCCGGAATGATGCCCTTCGAGAACATTCAGATCCAGCTGGTCGACACGCCGCCCGTCTGCCCGGAGTTCGACGAGGGCTGGCTGTACGGCCTGATCCGCGGCTCGGACGCGGCGATCTTCGTCGTGGACTGCAGCGACGACGGCATCCTGTACATCGAGGACGCGCTGCGCCTGCTGCCCGCAAACCGCGTCTACTTGATGCCGGAGGACGCTCCGATCGAGGAGGACCCGGCGCTCCCACGCGGAGCCCGCAAGCGGACGCTCGTGGTGGCCAACAAGTGGGACCTGCCCGACGCCGCCGACAACCTCCGGATCCTGCGCGACCTCCTGGCAGACCGACTGCCCGGCGAGGTGCTGCCCATCTCGGCGGTGCGCGGCGACGGGTTGGAGCAGCTGCGCGCGAGGGTGTTTCGGATGCTCGACCTGGTGCGCGTGTACAGCAAGCCGCCGGGCCGGCGACCCGACCTGGCCGCGCCGTTCGTCCTCCGGCGCGGTGCGACGGTGCTAGACGCCGCCGAGTTGATCCACAAGGACTTCGCGGATCGCCTGAAGTTCGCCCGGCTATGGGGGCAGGGCTACCAGGGCCAGATGGTCGGCCGCGACCACCGGCTGGCCGACGGGGACGTCCTCGAACTCCACGTCTGA
- a CDS encoding DEAD/DEAH box helicase gives MAFEPSLFQREALSRLREGDVLVEAPTGSGKTWIAEEAIREGLRAGRSAWYTTPLKALSNQKFRRFQNLYGADRVGLLTGERKINAQAPVIVATTEILRNALYDRGSRTEESQTAQEMDLVVLDEAHYLSDPERGTAWEEILMYAPRRTRLLLLSATLPNAGELSDWLAEARGRRPAVVEETVRPVPLCFVAVDARGRLLPVELAEQASAGCKRPDWIASLLGALRAADLLPAILFFPARRDCDEAAAVLARSWAGPRGSPPDSVAGAKRLEERQAAWAAWTAELPHLASHAFRAGLLAAGVAPHHAGHTTSWRLVVEDFLERGLLTAVCATTTLAAGLDVPARTVVLTTLVRNSPTGPVSLSATEFHQMAGRAGRRGRDKIGVVALPATRYGEVAEAESLAGAAPEPIRSAFTPSYSQVLNWLAARPLDAALAELDRSLAAFQRRGQIASLRAQLDAIPPDPLVDRPCDDRLHTRARYERMAARRDRLRRLRDPDAAEEVRVLTHEMSVWPCACCAVAAECLSTIDRLRAREQRRLRLRRELRELHGGLREEFAARARVLRGLGYLDAEFRPTAYGRWAALVRHPRCIVIVELVRRRLLPAEPERLAAYAAALSSERAPRAGDDADLAALARLVEGLAEIEAHEGVRPDPLVSEFKAEWDRIRRRRVPSPADRRGWAAIQWMREAEFGTLCEACEVAEGDLQRILLQAAEVCNQLADLPQPGVGEVARATRDRILRDPLL, from the coding sequence GTGGCGTTCGAACCATCTTTGTTCCAACGGGAGGCGCTGTCGCGTCTGCGTGAAGGCGATGTGCTCGTCGAAGCGCCGACGGGCAGCGGCAAGACCTGGATCGCGGAGGAGGCGATCCGCGAAGGGCTGCGTGCCGGACGGAGCGCGTGGTACACGACGCCACTCAAGGCGCTGTCCAATCAGAAGTTCCGCCGCTTCCAGAACCTCTACGGGGCCGACCGTGTCGGCCTGCTGACCGGCGAGCGGAAGATCAACGCTCAGGCCCCGGTGATCGTCGCCACGACCGAGATCCTGCGCAACGCGCTGTACGACCGGGGATCGCGCACCGAAGAGTCGCAAACCGCGCAGGAAATGGATCTCGTGGTGCTGGACGAAGCCCACTACCTGAGCGATCCGGAGCGTGGCACGGCGTGGGAAGAGATCCTGATGTACGCACCGCGACGGACGCGCCTGCTCTTGCTGTCAGCCACGCTGCCCAACGCAGGCGAACTGTCCGACTGGCTGGCCGAAGCCCGCGGCCGGCGTCCGGCCGTGGTCGAGGAAACCGTGCGGCCCGTGCCGCTTTGCTTCGTGGCAGTCGATGCGCGGGGACGGTTGCTGCCGGTCGAACTGGCCGAACAGGCCTCGGCGGGTTGCAAGCGCCCGGATTGGATCGCGAGTCTCCTTGGGGCGCTGCGGGCCGCGGATCTGCTGCCGGCGATCCTGTTCTTCCCGGCGCGCCGCGACTGCGACGAGGCAGCCGCTGTGCTCGCCCGGTCGTGGGCTGGCCCGCGGGGGTCGCCGCCAGATTCCGTCGCCGGTGCGAAGCGGCTGGAGGAGCGCCAGGCGGCGTGGGCAGCGTGGACGGCCGAGTTGCCCCACCTGGCGTCCCACGCGTTCCGGGCCGGCCTGCTCGCTGCCGGCGTGGCACCCCACCACGCCGGGCACACGACGTCGTGGCGGCTGGTTGTGGAAGACTTCCTGGAGCGCGGCCTGCTGACGGCGGTGTGCGCAACGACGACCCTGGCGGCGGGGCTCGACGTGCCCGCGCGGACTGTCGTGCTGACGACGCTTGTGCGCAACAGCCCGACCGGTCCCGTCAGCCTGTCCGCCACGGAATTCCACCAGATGGCCGGCCGTGCAGGACGGCGCGGCCGCGACAAGATCGGCGTCGTCGCGCTCCCGGCCACCCGGTACGGTGAGGTCGCGGAGGCGGAATCACTGGCCGGTGCGGCGCCCGAGCCCATCCGGTCGGCCTTCACCCCGAGTTACAGCCAGGTCCTCAACTGGTTGGCCGCACGGCCCCTGGACGCCGCGCTCGCTGAACTGGACCGGTCGCTGGCGGCCTTCCAGCGCCGCGGGCAGATCGCCTCGCTGCGTGCGCAGCTCGACGCGATCCCCCCGGATCCGCTCGTCGACAGGCCGTGCGACGACCGGCTGCACACGAGGGCTCGCTACGAGCGGATGGCCGCGCGGCGCGACCGGCTGCGCCGCCTCCGCGACCCGGACGCCGCTGAGGAAGTGCGCGTGCTGACGCACGAGATGTCCGTGTGGCCGTGCGCGTGCTGCGCCGTGGCGGCCGAGTGCCTATCCACCATCGACCGTCTGCGGGCCAGAGAGCAACGCCGTCTTCGGCTGCGCCGCGAGTTGCGCGAACTGCACGGCGGGCTGCGCGAGGAGTTTGCGGCCCGCGCGCGGGTCCTGCGCGGGCTGGGCTACCTCGACGCGGAGTTCCGCCCGACCGCGTACGGACGGTGGGCCGCGCTCGTTCGCCACCCCAGGTGCATCGTCATCGTGGAACTCGTGCGCCGCAGACTGCTCCCGGCCGAGCCGGAGCGGCTGGCCGCCTACGCGGCAGCCCTGAGCAGCGAACGGGCCCCCCGCGCCGGGGACGACGCCGACCTGGCGGCCCTGGCCCGCCTGGTGGAGGGGCTGGCGGAGATCGAAGCGCACGAGGGGGTCCGGCCCGATCCGCTGGTGTCCGAGTTCAAGGCGGAGTGGGATCGGATCCGGCGCCGGCGCGTGCCGTCACCGGCCGATCGGCGGGGCTGGGCTGCGATCCAGTGGATGCGGGAAGCGGAGTTCGGTACGCTGTGTGAGGCGTGCGAGGTGGCCGAAGGGGACCTGCAGCGGATCCTGTTGCAGGCCGCCGAGGTCTGCAACCAGCTCGCCGACCTGCCCCAGCCCGGTGTCGGCGAGGTGGCGCGCGCGACGCGCGATCGCATCCTGCGGGACCCGCTGCTGTGA
- a CDS encoding acetoin utilization protein AcuC produces MRTPVIYGPECRRYDFGGGHPLNSMRLELTVTLLESAGMLDGPTSGVLPPRLATDDEIAMLHSPGYIAAVRALGSDPSAAGLRYGFGPGDNPPFVGMHEAAATIVGGALVAAEGIAEGRFEHAFHFSGGLHHAMRSLAAGFCIYNDIALACEFLRRRGWRVLYVDGDAHHGDGTQALFYDTPQVLTISLHESGEFLFPGTGFVDETGRGAGAGYSVNVPLLPGTDDASWLECFELVVPPIARAYRPDVIVSQHGCDTHRLDPLTDLGCTTHTSERFAAAVHDLAHKLCGGRWLAAGGGGYDIWRVVPRAWTLVYGVLSHQVVGDVVPDAWIDRWQPRAPHPLPRAMRDAPSDDAPDRIRARNREQAQRAADQALDAIDRARS; encoded by the coding sequence ATGCGCACGCCGGTGATCTACGGGCCCGAGTGCCGGCGGTACGACTTCGGCGGTGGCCACCCGCTGAACTCGATGCGGCTCGAGCTCACGGTCACGCTGCTCGAGTCGGCCGGCATGCTGGACGGCCCGACGTCCGGAGTCCTCCCGCCCCGCCTAGCCACCGACGACGAGATCGCGATGCTGCACAGCCCCGGTTACATCGCGGCGGTGCGCGCGCTCGGCAGTGACCCGAGCGCCGCCGGCCTGCGTTACGGGTTCGGGCCGGGCGACAACCCGCCGTTCGTCGGCATGCACGAGGCCGCCGCGACGATCGTGGGGGGTGCGCTGGTGGCGGCCGAGGGGATCGCCGAAGGCCGGTTCGAGCACGCCTTCCACTTCTCGGGCGGGCTCCACCACGCGATGCGATCGCTGGCCGCGGGCTTTTGCATCTACAACGACATCGCCCTCGCGTGCGAGTTCCTCCGGCGGCGCGGCTGGCGGGTGCTGTACGTGGACGGCGACGCCCACCACGGCGACGGAACGCAGGCGCTGTTCTATGACACCCCGCAGGTGCTGACGATCTCCCTGCACGAGAGTGGCGAGTTCCTCTTCCCAGGCACCGGGTTCGTGGACGAGACGGGGAGGGGTGCGGGCGCCGGGTACAGCGTGAACGTGCCGCTGCTGCCCGGCACCGATGATGCGTCGTGGCTGGAGTGCTTCGAGCTCGTCGTGCCGCCCATCGCCCGCGCATATCGGCCGGACGTGATCGTCAGCCAGCACGGTTGCGACACCCATCGGTTGGATCCCCTGACCGATCTCGGCTGCACGACCCACACCTCCGAGCGGTTCGCCGCCGCGGTGCACGATCTGGCCCACAAGCTGTGCGGGGGGCGCTGGCTCGCGGCCGGGGGTGGAGGGTACGACATCTGGCGCGTGGTCCCGCGTGCGTGGACGCTCGTCTACGGCGTCCTCTCCCACCAGGTAGTCGGCGACGTCGTGCCCGACGCGTGGATCGACCGGTGGCAGCCGCGCGCCCCGCACCCGCTTCCCCGCGCCATGCGCGACGCACCCTCCGACGACGCCCCGGACCGGATCCGCGCCCGCAACCGCGAGCAGGCCCAGCGCGCCGCAGACCAAGCCCTGGATGCGATCGACCGTGCACGCAGCTGA
- a CDS encoding GNAT family N-acetyltransferase, producing the protein MRRTRMRIEIRPFEESDYPALAEMRNENHPTDPVTADTLRFWWEAAAAAGVHRERYVATDPDSGDPIGSAWFGHNAEMFHPDKYDCQVIVRPAFGGRGVGSQLWEVLHARLRERAAILARARVWEAHPHAVAFARRRGFRERRRTWQSILDVRGVDLAAHAHRWDRLRTRGIWITTLAQERTQDPDCLRKLHRLHDLALRNMPLPDEPTGVPWESFLRWVTGEKAIPEATFIAKDGDRYVGCSHLERDDEPGTLGQGLTATDPDCTGRGIAWALKLCTVRYAQEHGYQRIKTWNDSANHAMLSINLRLGFVPQPAWITMEAPLGPQRG; encoded by the coding sequence ATGCGGCGCACGCGGATGAGAATCGAGATCCGTCCCTTCGAGGAATCGGACTACCCGGCCCTGGCCGAGATGCGCAACGAGAACCATCCGACCGATCCGGTCACGGCCGACACGCTGCGGTTCTGGTGGGAGGCGGCGGCCGCCGCCGGTGTCCACCGCGAACGCTACGTCGCCACCGACCCGGACTCCGGAGATCCGATCGGCTCAGCTTGGTTCGGCCACAACGCGGAGATGTTCCACCCCGACAAGTACGACTGCCAAGTCATCGTGCGCCCCGCGTTCGGGGGGCGCGGTGTGGGCTCACAGCTGTGGGAGGTGCTGCACGCGCGCCTGCGCGAGCGCGCGGCGATCCTGGCCAGGGCCCGTGTGTGGGAAGCCCACCCGCATGCGGTGGCGTTCGCTCGGCGGCGCGGGTTCCGCGAACGGCGTAGGACCTGGCAGTCGATCCTCGACGTGCGCGGGGTGGACCTGGCGGCGCACGCACACCGCTGGGACCGCCTCCGCACCCGGGGGATCTGGATCACCACGCTCGCGCAGGAGAGAACGCAGGACCCCGACTGCCTGCGCAAGCTCCACCGGCTGCACGACCTGGCCCTGCGCAATATGCCCCTGCCGGACGAGCCGACCGGCGTGCCGTGGGAGAGTTTCCTGCGGTGGGTCACCGGTGAGAAGGCGATCCCCGAAGCGACGTTTATCGCAAAGGACGGTGACCGATACGTCGGGTGTTCGCACCTCGAGCGCGACGACGAGCCCGGGACCCTCGGGCAGGGGCTGACCGCGACCGACCCCGACTGCACGGGGAGGGGCATCGCCTGGGCGTTGAAGCTGTGCACGGTGCGCTACGCGCAAGAGCACGGCTACCAGCGCATCAAGACGTGGAACGACAGCGCCAACCACGCGATGCTGAGCATCAACCTGCGGCTGGGATTCGTGCCCCAGCCGGCGTGGATTACGATGGAGGCACCGTTGGGGCCCCAACGGGGATGA
- a CDS encoding C45 family peptidase, translated as MTDLPLVPLRGRPREQGRAHGEALGEAVCHNVAVYERRLRNDARLSAEQVRSRSLAYLEVFRSCEPAYAEAMEGVAEGSGCTIEQIAMLNARYELMYSAYAAIGMEEAAGECTAFAASRSVTADGHLWVGQNWDWIPEVRGALLDVVHGSLRILAFTEAGIVGGKIGMNSRGLGLVINGLLSHHDDWSRPGVPFHLRTARILRAGGFAEAVRAATAGPSACSANFLIAQASDPEAVADLEVAPIGWRRLALRDGTLVHANHFLAAESLGVWQPLREERQSTYRRCARMDALLGARTRPGRLSVEAMEDLLRDHDGHPDSICRHPNPALPPDERSQTVFSVLMDLDARRMRCAGGPPCTAAFSERKLG; from the coding sequence GTGACGGATCTGCCGCTCGTACCCCTGCGCGGGCGACCCCGAGAGCAGGGACGGGCGCACGGCGAGGCGCTTGGCGAGGCGGTCTGCCACAACGTGGCGGTGTACGAGCGGCGCCTTCGCAACGACGCCCGCCTGAGCGCCGAACAGGTCCGGTCCCGATCGCTTGCCTACCTGGAGGTCTTCCGGTCCTGTGAGCCGGCCTACGCCGAGGCGATGGAGGGTGTGGCGGAAGGCAGCGGCTGCACGATCGAACAGATCGCGATGTTGAATGCACGGTACGAGCTGATGTACAGCGCCTACGCCGCCATCGGGATGGAGGAGGCGGCGGGGGAGTGCACCGCGTTCGCCGCCTCGCGCTCGGTGACCGCGGACGGGCACCTGTGGGTGGGTCAGAACTGGGACTGGATCCCCGAGGTGCGGGGCGCGCTCCTCGACGTCGTCCACGGGAGCCTGCGGATCCTCGCGTTCACCGAGGCGGGCATCGTCGGCGGCAAGATCGGCATGAACTCCCGAGGCCTGGGGTTGGTGATCAACGGCCTGCTCAGCCACCACGACGACTGGTCCCGTCCCGGCGTCCCATTCCACCTGCGCACCGCACGCATCCTTCGCGCCGGGGGCTTCGCCGAAGCGGTGCGCGCGGCGACCGCCGGGCCCAGTGCGTGCTCGGCGAACTTTCTGATCGCGCAGGCATCCGATCCCGAGGCGGTGGCGGACCTGGAGGTGGCACCCATCGGCTGGCGGCGTCTGGCACTCCGCGACGGCACGCTGGTGCACGCCAACCACTTCCTCGCGGCGGAGTCGTTGGGGGTGTGGCAGCCGTTGCGCGAGGAACGGCAGTCCACCTACCGACGGTGCGCGCGCATGGACGCCCTGTTGGGCGCGCGCACGCGGCCGGGCCGGCTCTCGGTGGAAGCCATGGAGGACCTGCTGCGGGACCACGACGGCCATCCCGACTCCATCTGCCGTCACCCCAACCCCGCCCTGCCCCCCGACGAGCGTTCGCAGACGGTGTTTTCGGTCTTGATGGATCTGGATGCGCGGCGGATGCGCTGCGCCGGCGGCCCCCCTTGCACCGCTGCGTTTTCCGAGCGAAAGCTGGGCTGA
- a CDS encoding cold-shock protein → MATGTVKWFSPEKGYGFITPEDGSKDVFVHYSAISGEGYRNLQEGQKVEFEVTQGQKGPQAANVRVIG, encoded by the coding sequence ATGGCAACGGGTACGGTCAAGTGGTTCAGTCCGGAGAAGGGGTACGGCTTCATCACTCCGGAGGACGGCAGCAAGGACGTGTTCGTGCACTACAGCGCGATCAGCGGCGAAGGCTACCGGAACCTGCAGGAAGGACAGAAGGTCGAGTTCGAGGTCACCCAGGGCCAGAAGGGTCCCCAGGCCGCGAACGTCCGGGTCATCGGCTAA
- a CDS encoding class I SAM-dependent methyltransferase produces MGAEVGSRFTFEKFASHPFFAEVNRWLVEHVGIRRDATVVDLGCGPGAVTEIILEYVDPASGAVVYAIDPSPSALQIARSRIRCAIVHFLEGTAERLSHIVPAADVVLFCNAIHLVREKADVVREVFNVLRRGGAFGFNTTFFEGAYPAETLRFYKLWVLRAVRHLKERGIEVTRGVKATAMRWLGAQDYCALLASQGFTDVRVEIQQKPLSRQSLEDISEFELFIEGALPGVPLAEGCEALKVGVRQAFEELDLTLVPRNWLQVIARRA; encoded by the coding sequence ATGGGCGCCGAGGTCGGTTCGCGCTTCACGTTCGAGAAGTTCGCCAGTCACCCGTTCTTCGCCGAAGTGAACCGGTGGCTGGTGGAGCACGTCGGGATCCGGCGCGACGCCACCGTCGTGGACCTGGGTTGCGGGCCCGGCGCCGTCACCGAGATCATCCTCGAGTACGTCGACCCCGCCTCCGGCGCGGTGGTCTACGCAATCGACCCCTCCCCGTCGGCGCTGCAGATCGCCCGATCTCGGATTCGCTGCGCGATCGTGCACTTCCTGGAGGGGACGGCAGAACGCCTCAGTCACATCGTGCCGGCGGCGGACGTCGTGCTGTTCTGCAACGCCATCCACCTCGTGCGGGAGAAGGCGGATGTCGTCCGCGAGGTGTTCAACGTCCTGCGCCGCGGAGGCGCGTTCGGGTTCAACACGACGTTCTTCGAAGGCGCCTACCCCGCGGAGACGCTGCGCTTTTACAAGCTGTGGGTGCTGCGCGCGGTCCGCCACCTCAAAGAGCGAGGAATCGAGGTGACCCGCGGCGTCAAGGCCACCGCGATGCGGTGGCTGGGCGCGCAGGACTACTGTGCCCTCCTGGCGTCGCAGGGGTTCACCGACGTCCGGGTGGAGATTCAGCAGAAGCCGCTGTCGCGCCAGAGTCTGGAGGACATCAGCGAGTTCGAGCTGTTCATCGAAGGGGCGCTTCCCGGTGTGCCGCTCGCGGAGGGCTGCGAGGCGCTAAAGGTCGGGGTACGCCAGGCGTTCGAGGAGCTCGATCTGACGCTCGTGCCCCGCAACTGGCTGCAGGTCATCGCGCGACGGGCATAA
- a CDS encoding Xaa-Pro peptidase family protein has product MRLEISPAERTRRRNTLRERLTAHQVDGVVLFGGLNVLYFGGFGFIPTERPMALVLAGPERVLFVPRLEVEHAQQHADVDRVVSYPEYPDDRHPMERLAELLAQMGFERARIGVDADGYAGRFGYRGPRLSEVLPAATVVVVRDEIERMQMMKSAEEVALIRESCRWGHLAHALLQEYTRPGLTETEVSNRASHEATLAMIRTLGPGYRAVGYGGVGARAGYRGQIGPYSALPHAMTTNARFAPGDVLVTGASANVGGYLSELERTMVIAPVSDRARRFFGLMLEVQQRAIDAIRPGEPCSAVDRVTRAFFDKYDLWDCWRHHTGHAIGLDYHEAPFLDRGDDRIMEPGMVFTVEPGIYVPGLGGFRHSDTVLVTPNGHEVLTYYPRDLASLTIPA; this is encoded by the coding sequence ATGCGGTTGGAGATCTCCCCAGCCGAGCGCACCCGGCGCCGAAACACCCTCCGTGAGCGCCTCACCGCCCACCAGGTGGACGGGGTGGTTCTGTTCGGCGGCCTGAATGTCCTGTACTTTGGCGGGTTCGGCTTCATCCCCACGGAGCGCCCGATGGCCCTGGTGCTGGCCGGTCCCGAACGCGTGCTGTTCGTCCCGCGGCTGGAAGTCGAGCACGCCCAGCAGCACGCGGACGTGGACCGCGTGGTCTCCTACCCGGAGTATCCGGACGACCGCCACCCGATGGAACGTCTGGCCGAGTTGCTGGCCCAGATGGGGTTTGAGCGGGCACGGATCGGCGTCGACGCCGACGGGTATGCAGGACGTTTCGGATACCGGGGCCCCCGCCTTTCGGAGGTGCTGCCGGCCGCGACGGTCGTGGTCGTCCGCGACGAGATCGAGCGGATGCAGATGATGAAGTCCGCCGAGGAAGTGGCGCTCATCCGCGAGTCGTGCCGGTGGGGCCATCTCGCGCACGCGCTGCTGCAGGAGTACACGCGTCCGGGCCTGACCGAGACCGAGGTCAGCAACCGGGCGTCGCACGAAGCGACGCTGGCGATGATCCGCACGCTGGGGCCCGGCTACCGGGCGGTCGGATACGGCGGGGTGGGGGCGCGGGCAGGGTACCGGGGCCAGATCGGTCCGTACTCCGCGCTCCCCCACGCCATGACGACCAATGCGCGTTTTGCGCCCGGCGACGTGCTTGTGACCGGCGCGAGCGCCAACGTCGGCGGGTACCTGTCGGAGCTGGAGCGTACGATGGTCATTGCACCGGTGTCCGACCGCGCGCGCCGCTTTTTCGGGCTCATGCTCGAAGTACAGCAGCGGGCAATCGACGCCATCCGGCCGGGCGAGCCGTGCAGCGCGGTGGATCGCGTGACGCGGGCGTTCTTCGACAAGTACGATCTGTGGGACTGCTGGCGGCACCACACCGGTCATGCGATCGGGTTGGACTACCACGAAGCACCGTTCCTCGACCGGGGTGACGACCGGATCATGGAGCCCGGCATGGTCTTTACTGTGGAGCCGGGGATCTACGTGCCGGGTCTGGGCGGATTCCGGCACTCCGACACGGTCCTGGTCACCCCCAACGGCCACGAGGTGCTGACCTATTACCCTCGCGACCTCGCGAGCCTGACGATTCCCGCTTGA
- a CDS encoding histidine kinase, with protein MDERSRRSSLGTTIRHLVVIGRRAREAFHSGLTHDAASRVAQMLRDALRADAVALIGRAKVLAFVGAGADHHVPDQPVATELTKRVLRTGEAAVARSREEIGCPHPGCPLTGAVVVPMRVRGMIPAAIKFYRTDGRPFAPQTLEGAVLVGDLLGAQLEIAFLESEVDRLARTELRALRAEISPHFVFNTLHSVAAVVGRDPQRARRLITDFAEFLRHALRSHGEFCTLEEELWYVEQYLAFERTRLGDRLRTSVEVPASVLGRLVPVLTLQPLVENAVVHGIEPKTGRGTVWVRAEESEDHLRLIVEDDGVGIPPRRLEVITERGIGSGLGIGLFNVQRRLQAIYGEDYGLRVRSEEGRGTRVVVRIPYRWEATT; from the coding sequence ATGGACGAGCGGAGCCGACGCAGCAGCCTGGGCACCACCATCCGGCACCTGGTGGTCATCGGCCGGCGTGCGCGGGAGGCGTTCCACAGCGGGCTGACCCACGACGCCGCCTCTCGCGTGGCGCAGATGCTGCGCGACGCCCTGCGCGCCGACGCCGTCGCCCTGATCGGCCGCGCCAAGGTGCTGGCGTTCGTCGGTGCAGGCGCCGACCATCACGTACCGGACCAACCGGTGGCCACAGAGCTCACCAAGCGCGTGCTGCGTACCGGGGAGGCGGCGGTCGCTCGCAGCCGCGAGGAGATCGGCTGCCCCCACCCCGGGTGCCCCCTGACCGGGGCCGTTGTGGTGCCGATGCGCGTGCGAGGCATGATCCCGGCCGCAATCAAGTTCTACCGCACCGACGGCCGCCCGTTCGCCCCGCAGACGCTGGAGGGGGCCGTCTTGGTGGGCGACCTGCTCGGAGCGCAACTGGAGATCGCGTTCTTGGAGTCGGAGGTCGACCGCCTCGCGCGGACCGAACTACGCGCTCTGCGGGCCGAGATCTCCCCGCACTTCGTGTTCAACACCCTGCACTCCGTGGCCGCCGTCGTCGGGCGAGATCCTCAGCGCGCACGACGGCTCATCACGGATTTCGCCGAGTTCCTGCGCCACGCGCTGCGTTCACACGGCGAGTTCTGCACGCTGGAAGAGGAACTGTGGTACGTCGAGCAGTACCTGGCGTTCGAGCGGACGCGGCTGGGTGACCGACTGCGCACGTCCGTGGAGGTTCCTGCGTCGGTGCTCGGGCGGCTGGTGCCGGTCCTCACGCTCCAGCCGCTGGTCGAGAACGCGGTCGTGCACGGGATCGAACCCAAGACCGGCCGCGGTACGGTGTGGGTGCGCGCCGAAGAATCCGAAGACCACCTGCGGTTGATCGTCGAGGACGATGGGGTGGGCATCCCGCCGCGCCGGCTGGAGGTGATCACCGAACGCGGCATCGGATCGGGGTTGGGCATCGGGCTGTTCAACGTGCAGCGCCGGCTGCAGGCGATCTACGGGGAGGACTACGGCCTGCGCGTGCGCAGCGAAGAAGGCAGGGGGACGCGGGTCGTCGTGCGGATCCCGTACCGGTGGGAGGCTACGACGTGA
- a CDS encoding LytTR family DNA-binding domain-containing protein: MTRTLRLLVADDDPQAAEHLAGLLRRVGPHQVDVVASAQAALDRLRAGPLDALFLDVRMPGLSGIDVLRSVNALPRRPRVVLVSGYDDHVLEAFEAAAFDYLLKPVDEVRLGRTLDRLLSEEPSQHGGRVALPAGDRTVVLPPEDIYYLQARGDGVRAVTRVGAFDVKATLAQVLRRLPASQFLRVHRSYAVNLDHIREVHPYFSGTLLLRLDDPPGTEIPVSRQAARAVKLLLHL, encoded by the coding sequence GTGACGCGCACTCTAAGGTTGCTGGTTGCCGACGACGATCCCCAGGCGGCCGAACACCTGGCCGGGTTGCTGCGACGCGTTGGCCCACACCAGGTGGACGTCGTCGCGAGCGCGCAGGCGGCGCTGGACAGGCTGCGGGCCGGACCGCTCGACGCACTGTTCCTGGACGTGCGGATGCCGGGGCTGTCGGGCATCGACGTCCTGCGCTCCGTCAATGCCCTGCCGCGTCGCCCCCGAGTGGTGCTGGTGTCGGGGTACGACGACCACGTCCTCGAGGCGTTCGAGGCGGCGGCGTTCGACTACCTCCTCAAGCCGGTGGACGAGGTTCGCCTCGGCCGCACGCTCGACCGCCTGCTGTCCGAGGAACCCTCCCAACACGGTGGCCGCGTGGCTCTGCCCGCAGGGGATCGGACCGTCGTTTTGCCACCTGAGGACATCTACTACCTGCAGGCGCGCGGCGACGGCGTCCGGGCGGTGACCCGAGTCGGTGCGTTCGATGTCAAGGCGACCCTCGCGCAGGTCCTGCGGCGGCTGCCCGCAAGCCAGTTCCTGCGGGTGCACCGCAGCTACGCGGTCAACCTCGATCACATCCGCGAGGTGCACCCGTACTTCTCCGGGACGCTGCTGCTCCGGCTGGACGACCCGCCGGGGACGGAGATCCCGGTCAGCCGACAGGCCGCCCGCGCGGTGAAGCTGCTGCTGCACCTCTGA